A window from Micromonospora terminaliae encodes these proteins:
- a CDS encoding low molecular weight phosphatase family protein — MVDGVLFVCHANMCRSPMAEFIARRLLRDLPVAVTSAGTDALDGAAMHPYAVEVAAGTGVDPAAFRTRRLRPEHLTRAALVLTATRRQRSVCTAMAPAALPRTFTLRQFARLAAAATAEAAEATEPIEAAPTAADSPLRAAVVAAVRARGRLQPATRDADDLRDPIGGSPADFRRCAEEIERSIRPVLALIGTAG; from the coding sequence ATGGTCGACGGGGTGCTCTTCGTCTGCCACGCCAACATGTGCCGGTCCCCGATGGCGGAGTTCATCGCCCGCCGGCTGCTGCGCGACCTGCCGGTCGCGGTGACCAGCGCGGGCACCGACGCTCTCGACGGGGCCGCCATGCACCCGTACGCGGTCGAGGTCGCCGCCGGGACCGGCGTGGACCCGGCGGCGTTCCGCACCCGCCGGCTCCGCCCCGAGCACCTGACCCGGGCCGCCCTGGTGCTGACCGCGACCCGGCGGCAGCGCTCGGTCTGCACGGCGATGGCCCCGGCCGCGCTGCCCCGGACGTTCACGCTCCGCCAGTTCGCCCGGCTGGCCGCCGCCGCCACGGCCGAGGCGGCGGAGGCGACCGAGCCGATCGAGGCGGCCCCCACGGCAGCGGATTCCCCGTTGCGGGCCGCCGTGGTGGCGGCCGTCCGCGCCCGGGGGCGGCTGCAACCCGCCACCCGGGATGCGGACGACCTGCGCGACCCGATCGGCGGCTCGCCCGCCGACTTCCGGCGTTGCGCCGAGGAGATCGAGCGGTCGATCCGGCCGGTGCTCGCGCTCATCGGGACAGCCGGGTGA
- a CDS encoding polysaccharide biosynthesis tyrosine autokinase — MDVLGYLRLVRRHWWIVLVTVMIAVGAAALVTVRTAPRYEASVTFFVTTPSQGVTDAYQGSLFLQQRVKSYGDLLTSDRLAQSVVAEAPLGLTADQVQRRITTSTEAGTVLLKATVTDTDQTRALKTTETLSAKFVELVQKVETPVDGKAPPIKLEVVSGPRVTASPVSPQPVRNLVIGGLLGLLLGAGLAVLRGLADVRMRDAAALQRVTGSPLLGEIPFESGAKSAPLIVGEAANSPRAEAVRKLRTNLRFVDVHEPARVIAVTSALQGEGKTTMACNTAIALAEAGWRVLLIDADLRRPKVADYLGLDGGVGLTDVLVGDVQVGDVVQRWGDKSLLVLPSGATPPNPSELLGSKAMADLLVALRESADIVVIDTAPLLAVTDGVVVAVQADGALLVTQQGRTSRSQVAAAAHALHSVSVRLLGCVLNMAKVAKADAYQYEAYKVAVPAAGPSVPTDRAGVARRGEKVPVGDHTQELTRLSR, encoded by the coding sequence ATGGACGTTCTCGGCTACCTGCGCCTGGTCCGGCGCCACTGGTGGATCGTGCTGGTCACGGTGATGATCGCCGTCGGCGCCGCGGCGCTGGTGACGGTCCGGACAGCGCCCCGGTACGAGGCCTCGGTGACCTTCTTCGTCACCACGCCGAGCCAGGGCGTCACCGACGCCTACCAGGGCAGCCTCTTCCTCCAGCAGCGGGTGAAGTCCTACGGTGACCTGCTCACGAGCGACCGGCTGGCGCAGAGCGTCGTCGCCGAGGCCCCGCTCGGGCTCACCGCCGACCAGGTCCAGCGCCGGATCACCACCTCGACCGAGGCCGGCACCGTGCTGCTGAAGGCGACCGTCACCGACACCGACCAGACGCGGGCGCTGAAGACCACCGAGACGCTGTCGGCGAAGTTCGTCGAGCTGGTGCAGAAGGTGGAGACCCCGGTGGACGGCAAGGCGCCGCCCATCAAGCTCGAGGTGGTCAGCGGTCCCCGGGTGACCGCCAGCCCGGTCTCGCCCCAGCCGGTGCGGAACCTGGTCATCGGCGGCCTGCTGGGACTGCTGCTCGGTGCGGGGCTGGCCGTGCTGCGCGGGCTGGCCGACGTCCGGATGCGCGACGCGGCCGCGCTCCAGCGGGTGACCGGCAGCCCGCTGCTGGGCGAGATCCCGTTCGAGTCCGGGGCGAAGTCGGCCCCGCTGATCGTCGGCGAGGCGGCCAACTCGCCGCGCGCCGAGGCGGTCCGCAAGCTCCGGACCAACCTGCGCTTCGTCGACGTGCACGAGCCCGCCCGGGTCATCGCGGTCACGAGCGCGCTCCAGGGCGAGGGGAAGACCACGATGGCCTGCAACACGGCCATCGCCCTGGCCGAGGCCGGCTGGCGGGTGCTGCTCATCGACGCCGACCTGCGCCGTCCGAAGGTCGCCGACTACCTCGGCCTGGACGGCGGAGTGGGGCTCACCGACGTGCTGGTGGGCGACGTCCAGGTCGGCGACGTGGTGCAGCGGTGGGGCGACAAGTCGCTGCTGGTGCTGCCCAGCGGCGCCACCCCGCCCAACCCCAGCGAGCTGCTCGGCTCGAAGGCCATGGCGGACCTGCTGGTGGCGCTGCGCGAGTCGGCCGACATCGTGGTCATCGACACCGCGCCGCTGCTCGCGGTCACCGACGGTGTGGTGGTCGCCGTGCAGGCCGACGGCGCGCTGCTGGTCACCCAGCAGGGGCGGACCTCGCGCAGCCAGGTGGCCGCCGCGGCCCACGCCCTGCACTCGGTATCGGTGCGCCTGCTCGGCTGCGTGCTGAACATGGCCAAGGTGGCCAAGGCCGACGCCTACCAGTACGAGGCGTACAAGGTGGCCGTGCCGGCCGCCGGGCCGTCCGTGCCCACCGACCGGGCCGGGGTGGCCCGGCGCGGGGAGAAGGTGCCCGTGGGCGACCACACCCAGGAACTCACCCGGCTGTCCCGATGA
- a CDS encoding glycosyltransferase family 4 protein, with amino-acid sequence MKIGLLSYHFPPEPAFIPGSLAEELAARGHEVRVLTGFPDYPGGHVYPGWRQRWRHQTRSERLTVRRVPRYPAGDGSARSRMASWLSFAGSVALTGRRYLGDVDALYVFQLPAVTFAAAGLLRLLGRVPSVLHVQDVWPEEEPSRTGETRRWSGRLDATLRRIYQEAGAVAVTAPSMRDLVVAGGADPERVRVVLNWTDERIFRPTEPSRAARTLIRRDGRCVVMHAGTIGVRQGLETAVRAAAALDDRLDLVLVGSGAEERRVRGLAAELRADNVRFVDRRSPLDMPELYAAADYQLVMLRDLPELRGMVPGKLQAALSCAAPVVASAGGDTVALVERARAGLSCPPEDWAALADRFWLASAIPPPARADMGRRGRDAYLREMSLRAGVDRIEGLLHEVAARAGSARR; translated from the coding sequence ATGAAGATCGGCCTCCTGTCGTACCACTTCCCGCCCGAGCCCGCGTTCATCCCGGGCAGCCTGGCCGAGGAGCTGGCCGCCCGCGGCCACGAGGTGCGCGTCCTCACCGGCTTCCCCGACTATCCCGGCGGGCACGTCTACCCGGGCTGGCGGCAGCGCTGGCGGCACCAGACGCGCAGCGAGCGGCTGACCGTCCGCCGGGTGCCCCGGTACCCGGCCGGCGACGGCTCGGCGCGGTCGCGGATGGCGAGCTGGCTGTCCTTCGCGGGCAGCGTGGCGCTGACCGGCCGGCGCTACCTCGGTGACGTCGACGCCCTCTACGTCTTCCAGCTCCCCGCGGTCACCTTCGCGGCGGCCGGCCTGCTGCGGCTGCTCGGCCGGGTGCCGAGCGTGCTGCACGTGCAGGACGTCTGGCCGGAGGAGGAGCCGTCCCGGACCGGCGAGACGCGCCGGTGGTCGGGCCGGCTGGACGCCACCCTGCGCCGGATCTACCAGGAGGCGGGCGCCGTCGCGGTCACCGCGCCCTCCATGCGGGACCTGGTCGTGGCCGGGGGCGCCGACCCGGAACGGGTGCGGGTGGTGCTGAACTGGACCGACGAGCGGATCTTCCGCCCGACCGAGCCCAGCCGGGCGGCCCGGACGCTGATCCGCCGGGACGGCCGCTGCGTGGTGATGCACGCGGGCACGATCGGCGTACGCCAGGGGCTGGAGACCGCGGTGCGCGCGGCGGCCGCGCTGGACGACCGGCTGGACCTCGTCCTGGTCGGCTCGGGAGCCGAGGAGCGGCGGGTGCGGGGGCTCGCCGCCGAGCTCCGGGCGGACAACGTGCGGTTCGTCGACCGGCGGTCCCCGTTGGACATGCCGGAGCTGTACGCGGCGGCCGACTACCAGCTCGTCATGCTGCGTGACCTGCCCGAGCTGCGGGGCATGGTGCCGGGCAAGCTCCAGGCGGCGCTCTCCTGCGCGGCGCCGGTGGTGGCGTCCGCCGGCGGGGACACGGTCGCGCTGGTGGAACGGGCGCGGGCCGGGCTGTCCTGCCCGCCGGAGGACTGGGCCGCGCTGGCCGACCGGTTCTGGCTCGCCTCCGCGATCCCGCCCCCGGCCCGGGCCGACATGGGTCGCCGGGGCCGGGACGCCTACCTGCGGGAGATGTCGCTGCGGGCCGGTGTCGACCGGATCGAGGGGTTGCTGCACGAGGTCGCGGCGCGGGCCGGGAGTGCCCGCCGCTGA
- a CDS encoding TMEM165/GDT1 family protein, producing MDGFLVALVVSFGVIFVAELGDKSQLMALTFATRFRPLPVLIGITVATAVVHLASVAIGYGLHAALPTGWISLIAGLAFLGFGAWTLRGDKLTEEEKRKAEKSSRNAIVAVGVAFFLAELGDKTMLATITLATKYGWFGTWLGSTLGMVAADALAILVGRLLGRHLPEKAIRYGAAVLFAISGLWLVFEAIAELT from the coding sequence ATGGACGGTTTCCTCGTCGCGCTGGTGGTCAGCTTCGGCGTCATCTTCGTCGCCGAGCTGGGCGACAAGTCCCAGCTCATGGCCCTGACGTTCGCCACCCGCTTCCGCCCGCTGCCGGTGCTCATCGGCATCACCGTCGCCACCGCGGTCGTGCACCTGGCCTCGGTCGCCATCGGCTACGGCCTCCACGCGGCGCTGCCCACCGGGTGGATCTCCCTCATCGCCGGCCTGGCGTTCCTCGGCTTCGGCGCGTGGACGCTGCGCGGCGACAAGCTGACCGAGGAGGAGAAGCGCAAGGCGGAGAAGAGCAGCCGCAACGCCATCGTGGCGGTCGGCGTGGCGTTCTTCCTGGCCGAGCTGGGCGACAAGACCATGCTCGCCACCATCACCCTGGCCACCAAGTACGGCTGGTTCGGCACCTGGCTCGGCTCGACCCTCGGCATGGTCGCCGCCGACGCTCTGGCCATCCTGGTGGGCCGCCTGCTCGGCCGGCACCTGCCGGAGAAGGCCATCCGGTACGGCGCCGCCGTGCTCTTCGCCATCTCCGGTCTCTGGCTCGTCTTCGAGGCGATCGCCGAGCTGACCTGA
- a CDS encoding DUF4012 domain-containing protein — MTESGGSPHRRRRSRRRSRVRVRRFLLVGLVVVSVLLAAGGWVGFRGWQARAHLLNAAGLAKELSTQVVGGDVARAQRTLAALQEQAAAARGATGDPGWWLGQRTPYAGDDLAAVRQIAVAVDDLARLAFPTLLRVDLASLVPKEGKLDLGRLRAVSAEVSAADGAVRRTGERLRAVDTDDLVGQVRDAVSGLRSELDRLGELTSAADQGARLLPALLGADGPRSYLLVSQNPAELRATGGMFGAHAVLRAEGGRIRMSDQASASSLRSFTPPLPVSQEMRGLWKDLPGTYPADVNLSPDFPTAAALYREMVRRRTGTTVDGVLAVDPLVLSYLLGVIGPVSVPGRPGLAGSTVVRTLLSDTYRTLDNAEQDAYFAKAASAVFDALFTKAVNPRALLTVFNRSIAERRILFWSAHPAEQSVLGDSRLAGKLPEKDTVPTVGVFLNDGSGAKLGYYLRFSATVTVGDCQPDGRRELRLRVTVHSTAPKSGLAKSVTGLALSGDPYTARTLVSVYTPTGGAVLGGRLDGRDTAMGSGTAGSRQVTVANVEAKPGRTRTLDVTLLTGKTSAGTAELVLTPTVTPWTTHVVSAPSCDQ, encoded by the coding sequence GTGACGGAAAGCGGTGGGTCGCCCCACCGGCGGCGGCGCTCCCGGCGCCGCAGCCGGGTCCGCGTACGCCGGTTCCTGCTCGTCGGGCTGGTCGTCGTCTCGGTGCTGCTGGCCGCCGGCGGCTGGGTCGGGTTCCGCGGCTGGCAGGCCCGGGCGCACCTGCTCAACGCTGCCGGGCTGGCCAAGGAGCTGAGCACCCAGGTGGTCGGCGGCGACGTGGCCCGGGCCCAACGCACCCTCGCGGCGCTCCAGGAACAGGCCGCCGCGGCCCGCGGCGCCACCGGCGACCCGGGCTGGTGGCTCGGCCAGCGCACCCCGTACGCGGGCGACGACCTGGCCGCGGTACGCCAGATCGCGGTGGCCGTGGACGACCTGGCCCGGCTCGCCTTCCCCACGCTGCTCCGGGTCGACCTCGCCTCGCTGGTGCCGAAGGAGGGGAAGCTCGACCTGGGCCGGCTGCGTGCCGTCTCGGCCGAGGTCTCCGCGGCCGACGGGGCGGTGCGGCGGACCGGGGAGCGACTGCGCGCGGTCGACACCGACGACCTCGTGGGGCAGGTCCGGGACGCGGTCTCCGGGTTGCGGTCCGAACTGGACCGGCTGGGCGAGCTCACCTCGGCCGCCGACCAGGGCGCCCGGCTGCTGCCGGCGCTCCTCGGCGCCGACGGTCCCCGCAGCTACCTGCTCGTCTCACAGAACCCGGCCGAGCTGCGCGCCACCGGTGGCATGTTCGGCGCGCACGCGGTGCTGCGCGCCGAGGGCGGCCGGATCCGGATGTCCGACCAGGCCAGCGCGAGCAGCCTGCGGTCGTTCACCCCGCCGTTGCCGGTGAGCCAGGAGATGCGGGGCCTGTGGAAGGACCTGCCCGGGACGTACCCGGCGGACGTCAACCTCAGTCCGGACTTCCCGACCGCGGCGGCGCTCTACCGGGAGATGGTCCGCCGGCGCACGGGCACCACGGTGGACGGTGTGCTCGCGGTGGATCCGCTGGTGCTGTCGTACCTGCTCGGCGTGATCGGGCCGGTCAGCGTGCCGGGCCGGCCGGGCCTCGCCGGCAGCACGGTGGTCCGGACCCTGCTCAGCGACACCTACCGGACGCTCGACAACGCGGAGCAGGACGCGTACTTCGCGAAGGCCGCGTCCGCGGTGTTCGACGCGCTCTTCACCAAGGCGGTGAATCCTCGGGCGCTTTTGACCGTTTTCAACCGTTCTATTGCAGAACGTCGGATATTGTTCTGGAGTGCCCATCCCGCGGAGCAGAGCGTCCTCGGCGACAGCCGATTGGCCGGGAAGCTCCCCGAGAAGGACACCGTGCCGACCGTCGGCGTGTTCCTCAACGACGGCAGCGGCGCGAAGCTCGGCTACTACCTGAGGTTCTCGGCAACCGTGACGGTCGGCGACTGCCAGCCGGACGGGCGCCGGGAGCTGCGGCTACGGGTCACGGTCCACTCCACCGCCCCGAAGTCGGGCCTGGCCAAGTCGGTCACCGGCCTCGCGCTCTCCGGCGATCCGTACACCGCCCGCACCCTCGTGTCGGTGTACACGCCGACCGGAGGGGCGGTGCTCGGCGGCCGCCTGGACGGGCGGGACACCGCGATGGGCAGCGGGACCGCCGGTAGCCGCCAGGTGACCGTGGCGAACGTCGAGGCCAAGCCGGGGCGTACCCGGACCCTCGACGTCACCCTGCTCACCGGCAAGACGAGCGCCGGCACGGCCGAGCTGGTGCTCACACCCACCGTCACCCCATGGACCACCCACGTTGTTTCCGCACCAAGCTGTGATCAGTAG
- the egtD gene encoding L-histidine N(alpha)-methyltransferase, giving the protein MSAEPLEIHLEEQDLDRGLREDVRVGLAATPKWLPPKWFYDARGSELFEEITRLPEYYPTRAERAVLAAHADEIAALTGAKTLIELGSGSSEKTRLLLDAFTRHGDLGSFVPLDVSVSALRGSTEQIAAAYPGLRVRGIVGDFTRHLDRLPTGGRRLVLFLGGTIGNLLPVERAEFLTSMRAALEAGDWLLVGTDLVKDPAVLVPAYDDAAGVTAEFNRNVLRVINRELGADFDPAAFRHVAVWDPEHEWIEMRLRAERPVRVRVLDLDVRFAAGEDLRTEISAKFRPDGIARELAAAGFVRQAFWTDPDGLFGVSLARAD; this is encoded by the coding sequence ATGAGCGCTGAGCCACTGGAGATCCACCTGGAGGAGCAGGACCTCGACCGCGGCCTGCGGGAGGACGTCCGGGTCGGTCTGGCCGCGACGCCCAAGTGGCTGCCACCGAAGTGGTTCTACGACGCGCGGGGCAGCGAGCTGTTCGAGGAGATCACCCGGCTGCCGGAGTACTACCCGACCCGGGCCGAGCGGGCGGTGCTGGCCGCGCACGCCGACGAGATCGCCGCGCTGACCGGCGCCAAGACCCTCATCGAGCTGGGCTCGGGGTCGTCGGAGAAGACCCGCCTGCTGCTGGACGCCTTCACCCGCCACGGCGACCTCGGCAGCTTCGTGCCGCTGGACGTCTCGGTCAGCGCGCTGCGCGGGTCCACCGAGCAGATCGCCGCCGCGTACCCGGGGCTGCGGGTGCGCGGCATCGTGGGTGACTTCACCCGCCACCTCGACCGGCTGCCCACCGGCGGCCGCCGGCTGGTGCTGTTCCTCGGCGGGACCATCGGCAACCTGCTGCCGGTGGAGCGGGCCGAGTTCCTCACCTCGATGCGCGCGGCGCTGGAGGCCGGCGACTGGCTGCTGGTCGGCACCGACCTCGTGAAGGACCCCGCGGTGCTCGTCCCCGCCTACGACGACGCGGCCGGGGTGACCGCCGAGTTCAACCGCAACGTGCTCCGGGTCATCAACCGCGAGCTGGGGGCGGACTTCGACCCGGCGGCGTTCCGGCACGTGGCGGTGTGGGACCCGGAGCACGAGTGGATCGAGATGCGGCTGCGGGCCGAGCGCCCGGTCCGGGTGCGCGTGCTCGACCTGGACGTCCGGTTCGCCGCCGGCGAGGACCTGCGCACCGAGATCTCGGCCAAGTTCCGGCCCGACGGGATCGCCCGGGAGCTGGCCGCCGCCGGGTTCGTCCGGCAGGCGTTCTGGACCGACCCGGACGGGCTGTTCGGGGTCAGCCTGGCCCGCGCCGACTGA
- the nhaA gene encoding Na+/H+ antiporter NhaA yields the protein MTDRRPPFPRLLSRRSWPEARFLADVLRAETVGGGLLLLGALIALLWANSPWRAAYADLGDLVPWPGGAALHLDLSLAAWAADGLLAIFFFVAGLELKREFTAGDLRDPRRAALPVVAALGGMVMPALVYVTVTLSAGGAGLRGWAIPTATDIAFALAVLAVVSSHLPQGLRAFLLTLAVVDDLFAIVIIAVFYTSDLQPLPLLAAALPIAAFALLVRRRHTWWWVLLPLAATAWALVHASGVHATVAGVLLGFTVPVRPAGGPGPGLAERLEHRWRPVSAGLAVPVFAFFAAGVSLVDVDLGAVLSDPVVLGVAAGLVLGKAVGVFGSTFLLARFTRAELDEEITWADLAGLSLLAGIGFTVSLLIGELAFGPGSPEDERVKAAVLLGSLVSAGLASTVLIRRNRVYRRISERESRDADGDGIPDVYQERRS from the coding sequence ATGACCGACCGCCGCCCGCCGTTCCCCCGCCTGCTGTCCCGCCGGTCCTGGCCGGAGGCCCGGTTCCTGGCCGACGTGCTGCGCGCCGAGACCGTCGGTGGCGGGCTGCTCCTGCTCGGCGCGCTGATCGCCCTGCTCTGGGCCAACTCGCCGTGGCGGGCCGCGTACGCCGACCTGGGCGACCTGGTGCCGTGGCCGGGCGGCGCCGCGCTGCACCTGGACCTGAGCCTCGCCGCCTGGGCCGCCGACGGCCTGCTGGCGATCTTCTTCTTCGTGGCCGGCCTGGAGCTCAAGCGGGAGTTCACCGCCGGCGACCTGCGGGACCCGCGCCGGGCGGCACTGCCGGTGGTGGCCGCGCTGGGCGGCATGGTGATGCCGGCGCTGGTCTACGTCACGGTGACGCTCAGCGCCGGCGGGGCGGGGCTGCGCGGCTGGGCGATCCCCACCGCCACCGACATCGCCTTCGCGCTCGCCGTGCTGGCCGTGGTCAGCTCACACCTGCCGCAGGGGCTGCGGGCCTTCCTGCTCACGCTCGCCGTGGTCGACGACCTCTTCGCGATCGTCATCATCGCGGTCTTCTACACGAGCGACCTGCAACCGCTGCCGCTGCTCGCCGCGGCGCTGCCGATCGCCGCGTTCGCCCTTCTCGTCCGGCGCCGGCACACCTGGTGGTGGGTGCTGCTCCCGCTCGCGGCGACCGCCTGGGCGCTGGTGCACGCCTCCGGCGTGCACGCCACGGTGGCCGGGGTGCTGCTCGGCTTCACGGTGCCGGTACGCCCGGCCGGCGGTCCGGGGCCGGGGCTCGCCGAGCGGCTGGAGCACCGGTGGCGGCCCGTCTCGGCGGGCCTCGCGGTGCCCGTCTTCGCGTTCTTCGCCGCCGGGGTGTCCCTGGTCGACGTCGACCTGGGCGCCGTCCTCAGCGACCCCGTGGTGCTCGGCGTGGCCGCCGGGCTGGTGCTCGGCAAGGCGGTCGGGGTGTTCGGCTCGACGTTCCTGCTGGCCCGGTTCACCCGGGCCGAGCTGGACGAGGAGATCACCTGGGCGGACCTGGCGGGGTTGTCCCTGCTGGCCGGCATCGGGTTCACCGTGTCGCTGCTCATCGGCGAGCTGGCGTTCGGCCCGGGCAGCCCGGAGGACGAGCGGGTGAAGGCGGCCGTGCTGCTCGGCTCGCTGGTCTCCGCCGGGCTGGCCTCGACGGTGCTGATCCGGCGCAACCGGGTCTACCGGCGGATCAGCGAGCGGGAGAGCCGGGACGCCGACGGCGACGGCATCCCGGACGTCTACCAGGAGCGGCGCTCCTAG
- the egtB gene encoding ergothioneine biosynthesis protein EgtB: MTTTERPATEGEQLRSRIAAELERTRARTALLTDAVDDDDLVRQHSTLMSPLVWDLAHVGNQEELWLVRDVGGREPVRRDIDDLYDAFKQPRRDRPALPLLPPAEARAYVRTVRDKVYDLLDGIRFTERKLVEDGFAFGMIVQHEQQHDETMLATHQLRAGGPVLDAPPPPEPRVRVGGEVLVPAGPFTMGTSTDPWALDNERPAHTVDLPAYVIDAAPVTNGQYRAFIADGGYDEPRWWSGAGWRHRVEAGLSAPMHWRRDGDGWAYRRFGRWSPVRDDEPVVHVCFHEAEAYAAWAGKRLPTEAEWEKAARWDPATGRSRRYPWGDADPASGHANLGQRHLWPAPVGAYPDGASPLGVHQLIGDVWEWTSSTFRGHPGFVAFPYREYSEVFFGDDYRVLRGGSFGTDRSACRGTFRNWDYPIRRQIFSGFRCARDAPDEEARA, encoded by the coding sequence GTGACGACGACCGAGCGGCCGGCCACGGAGGGCGAGCAGTTGCGCAGCCGGATCGCGGCCGAACTGGAGCGCACCCGGGCCCGTACCGCGTTGCTCACCGACGCGGTGGACGACGACGACCTGGTGCGGCAGCACTCCACGCTCATGTCCCCGCTGGTGTGGGACCTGGCGCACGTCGGCAACCAGGAGGAGCTCTGGCTGGTCCGCGACGTCGGCGGGCGCGAGCCGGTGCGCCGCGACATCGACGACCTGTACGACGCGTTCAAGCAGCCCCGCCGGGACCGGCCGGCCCTGCCGCTGCTGCCGCCGGCCGAGGCGCGGGCGTACGTGCGTACCGTCCGGGACAAGGTGTACGACCTGCTGGACGGGATCCGGTTCACCGAACGGAAGCTGGTCGAGGACGGGTTCGCCTTCGGCATGATCGTCCAGCACGAGCAGCAGCACGACGAGACCATGCTGGCCACCCACCAGTTGCGCGCCGGCGGTCCGGTGCTGGACGCGCCGCCCCCGCCCGAGCCGCGGGTCCGGGTCGGCGGCGAGGTGCTGGTGCCGGCCGGTCCGTTCACCATGGGCACCTCGACCGACCCGTGGGCGCTGGACAATGAGCGCCCCGCGCACACCGTCGACCTGCCCGCGTACGTCATCGACGCAGCGCCGGTCACCAACGGGCAGTACCGCGCCTTCATCGCCGACGGCGGCTACGACGAGCCGCGCTGGTGGAGCGGGGCCGGCTGGCGGCACCGGGTCGAGGCCGGGCTCAGCGCCCCCATGCACTGGCGGCGCGACGGGGACGGGTGGGCGTACCGCCGGTTCGGCCGCTGGTCCCCGGTGCGCGACGACGAGCCGGTGGTGCACGTCTGCTTCCACGAGGCGGAGGCGTACGCGGCGTGGGCCGGCAAGCGGCTGCCCACCGAGGCGGAGTGGGAGAAGGCCGCCCGCTGGGATCCGGCGACCGGCCGGTCCCGCCGCTACCCGTGGGGCGACGCGGACCCGGCGAGCGGGCACGCCAACCTGGGGCAGCGGCACCTGTGGCCGGCGCCGGTGGGCGCCTACCCGGACGGCGCCTCGCCGCTCGGCGTCCACCAGCTCATCGGTGACGTCTGGGAGTGGACCTCGTCCACGTTCCGGGGGCACCCGGGCTTCGTGGCGTTCCCGTACCGGGAATACTCGGAGGTCTTCTTCGGCGACGACTACCGGGTGCTGCGTGGCGGCTCCTTCGGCACCGACCGGTCGGCCTGCCGGGGCACCTTCCGCAACTGGGACTACCCGATCCGGCGGCAGATCTTCAGCGGTTTCCGCTGCGCCCGCGACGCCCCGGACGAGGAGGCGCGGGCGTGA
- the egtC gene encoding ergothioneine biosynthesis protein EgtC, which translates to MCRHLAYLGPPVSLRSLLFDPPYGLLRQSWAPRDMRGGGTINADGFGVGWYPGDGDPVRYRRAQPMWSDTTLPELAGVTLAGAVLAAVRSATVGMPLHETAAAPFAEGRWLFSHNGVVRGWPDSLVPLAAGLPVRDLVTLEVPTDSALLWALVRHRLRAGAAPGDALAETVAAVSAAAPGSRLNLLLTDGATVVASVAGHALSVRRTPDSVLLASEPFDDDPGWRPVPDGRLVVATAGGLDTRELTLA; encoded by the coding sequence ATGTGCCGCCACCTGGCGTACCTCGGTCCGCCGGTCAGCCTGCGCAGCCTGCTCTTCGACCCGCCGTACGGGCTGCTGCGACAGTCCTGGGCGCCGCGCGACATGCGGGGCGGCGGCACGATCAACGCCGACGGCTTCGGAGTCGGCTGGTACCCGGGCGACGGCGACCCGGTCCGCTACCGGCGGGCGCAGCCGATGTGGAGCGACACCACCCTGCCGGAGCTGGCCGGTGTGACGCTCGCGGGGGCCGTGCTGGCCGCCGTCCGCTCCGCCACGGTCGGCATGCCGCTGCACGAGACGGCCGCCGCGCCGTTCGCCGAGGGGCGCTGGCTGTTCAGCCACAACGGGGTGGTCCGCGGCTGGCCGGACAGCCTGGTGCCGCTCGCCGCGGGGCTGCCGGTCCGCGATCTGGTCACCCTGGAGGTGCCGACCGACTCGGCGCTGCTCTGGGCGCTGGTCCGGCACCGGCTGCGGGCCGGGGCCGCGCCCGGCGACGCCCTCGCCGAGACCGTCGCGGCGGTCTCCGCCGCCGCCCCGGGGTCGCGGCTGAACCTGCTGCTCACCGACGGCGCCACGGTCGTGGCCAGCGTGGCCGGGCACGCGCTGTCGGTACGCCGTACCCCGGATTCGGTGCTGCTGGCGTCGGAGCCCTTCGACGACGACCCCGGCTGGCGGCCGGTGCCGGACGGCCGGCTGGTGGTGGCCACCGCCGGCGGACTGGACACCCGGGAGCTGACCCTCGCCTGA